One window of Desulfarculus baarsii DSM 2075 genomic DNA carries:
- the nifS gene encoding cysteine desulfurase NifS: MSHERVIYLDNNATTQVAPEVVAAMLPFFGDRYGNPSSMHNFGGEVAHHLAQAREKVAALLGATPGELIFTSCGTESDNTAIMSALRSQPGKKHIITTRVEHPAVLNFCQNLSERGHDVTFLPVDRGGNLDPDKLREAIREDTALVSIMWANNETGVVFPVEELAAICNRRGVLFHTDAVQAVGKIPINLAESKIDMLSLSGHKLHAPKGIGVLYVRKGTPFVPYIMGGHQERGRRAGTENAPYIVGLGKACELAAQRMVEENSRVKALRDRLEAGLLKIEATILNGDKQRRLPNTCSISFEYIEGESILLHLSSRGVCASSGSACTSGSLEPSHVLRAMGVPYTAAHGSIRFSLSVYNTEEEIDYVLEHMPGVIEKLRAISPFWSQFKKTGAACLTGYMEP, encoded by the coding sequence GTGAGTCACGAACGGGTCATTTACCTCGACAACAACGCCACCACCCAGGTGGCCCCCGAGGTCGTGGCGGCAATGTTGCCGTTTTTTGGCGACCGTTACGGCAATCCCAGCAGCATGCACAACTTTGGCGGCGAGGTGGCCCATCACCTGGCCCAAGCCCGCGAAAAAGTCGCCGCCCTGCTGGGGGCCACGCCCGGCGAGCTGATCTTCACCTCCTGCGGCACCGAAAGCGACAACACCGCCATCATGAGCGCCCTGCGCTCGCAGCCCGGCAAAAAGCACATCATCACCACCCGCGTCGAGCATCCGGCGGTGCTTAATTTCTGCCAGAATCTCTCCGAGCGCGGCCACGACGTGACCTTTTTGCCCGTCGATCGCGGCGGCAACCTCGACCCCGACAAGCTGCGCGAGGCCATCCGCGAGGACACCGCCCTGGTCAGCATCATGTGGGCCAACAACGAGACCGGCGTGGTCTTTCCCGTCGAGGAGTTGGCGGCCATCTGCAACCGCCGCGGCGTGCTCTTCCACACCGACGCCGTCCAGGCCGTGGGCAAGATCCCCATCAACCTGGCCGAGAGCAAGATCGACATGCTCTCCCTCAGCGGCCACAAGCTGCACGCGCCCAAGGGCATCGGCGTGCTCTACGTGCGCAAGGGCACGCCCTTCGTGCCCTATATCATGGGCGGCCACCAGGAGCGCGGCCGCCGCGCCGGCACCGAGAACGCCCCCTACATCGTCGGCCTGGGCAAGGCCTGCGAGCTGGCCGCCCAGCGCATGGTCGAGGAAAACTCGCGGGTAAAGGCCCTGCGCGACCGCCTGGAGGCCGGCCTGCTCAAAATCGAGGCCACCATCCTCAATGGCGACAAACAGCGCCGCCTGCCCAACACTTGCAGCATCAGCTTCGAATACATCGAGGGCGAATCGATCCTTTTGCACCTTTCGTCGCGGGGCGTCTGCGCCTCCAGCGGCTCGGCCTGCACCAGCGGCTCGCTGGAGCCCAGCCACGTGCTGCGGGCCATGGGCGTGCCCTACACCGCCGCCCACGGCAGCATCCGCTTTTCGCTGAGCGTCTACAACACCGAAGAGGAGATCGACTACGTCCTCGAGCACATGCCCGGCGTCATCGAAAAGCTGCGGGCCATCAGCCCCTTCTGGAGCCAGTTCAAAAAGACCGGCGCGGCCTGCCTCACCGGCTACATGGAGCCCTAG
- the mce gene encoding methylmalonyl-CoA epimerase yields the protein MKIKRLAHIGVAVGSVDEAAKVYTSMLPLELTSTEPVGELVTGFIPVGETNIELVQSTTDDGVIAKYVAKKGEGVHHLAFEVDDIVAAIAELKAKGVPLTSDEPRPGAHGAKVVFLHPKATHGVLIELCQYPQDH from the coding sequence CCATATCGGCGTGGCCGTCGGCAGCGTCGACGAGGCGGCGAAAGTTTACACCAGCATGCTGCCCCTGGAGCTGACCTCCACCGAGCCGGTGGGTGAACTGGTCACCGGCTTCATCCCCGTGGGCGAGACCAACATCGAGCTGGTCCAGAGCACCACCGACGACGGCGTCATCGCCAAATACGTGGCCAAGAAAGGCGAGGGCGTCCATCACCTGGCCTTCGAGGTCGACGACATCGTCGCGGCCATCGCCGAGCTCAAGGCCAAGGGCGTGCCGCTGACCAGCGACGAGCCGCGCCCGGGGGCCCACGGGGCCAAGGTGGTGTTTTTGCACCCCAAGGCCACCCACGGCGTGCTCATCGAACTGTGTCAATACCCCCAAGACCACTGA
- a CDS encoding methyl-accepting chemotaxis protein, with protein sequence MGWFGGSIRIKALTAFGLLLATTAALVLGAIYFLGAREADGAVVNIAGRQRMLSQKMTKEALMLAADFGQPAEVKKQLAASVELFEQGMTGLIDGDAAAGLPAADGAVAAQLALVQGLWRQLRQPLGQILQDRPDAARMRQATHALVQGNLGLLAEMNKAVDMLADIARGKVVLLKMLMLLGLGLSCAVFALAWLVTERGVIGQLGRLVAAVEQLRSGDLRPTAHQFSGRDEIAHVGVALESLRVAWADIARGIFEGAARVDNAAGEINSGNQDLADRTSGQAAAVEQTASTIEQMTTTVRKNAENAAKANDLAQKTTRIATDGGQSAARTAQAMAEVNASSQKIKEITSVVNEIAFQTNLLALNAAVEAARAGEAGRGFAVVAGEVRNLAGRSAAAAKEIQGLIGESAQKVEQGVRLARENAELLEAILDNVRDVGETVAEISAASHEQALGIEEVNKAVGQMDQAVQQNAALVEQAAASSADMAAAAQELRRQARLFVLD encoded by the coding sequence ATGGGTTGGTTTGGCGGTTCGATTCGGATCAAGGCGCTGACGGCCTTTGGCCTGCTGTTGGCGACGACGGCGGCGTTGGTTTTGGGGGCGATTTATTTCCTGGGCGCGCGAGAGGCCGACGGCGCGGTGGTCAACATAGCTGGCCGCCAGCGCATGCTCTCGCAAAAGATGACCAAGGAGGCGCTGATGCTGGCGGCCGATTTCGGCCAGCCGGCGGAGGTCAAAAAGCAACTGGCCGCCTCGGTCGAGCTGTTTGAACAAGGCATGACCGGGCTGATCGACGGCGACGCGGCGGCCGGCCTGCCAGCGGCCGACGGCGCGGTGGCGGCCCAGTTGGCGCTGGTCCAGGGCCTGTGGCGCCAGCTGCGCCAGCCGCTGGGCCAGATCCTCCAGGACCGGCCCGACGCCGCGCGCATGCGCCAAGCGACGCACGCGCTGGTCCAGGGCAACCTGGGCCTTTTGGCCGAGATGAACAAGGCCGTGGACATGCTGGCCGACATCGCCCGGGGCAAGGTCGTCCTGCTCAAGATGCTGATGCTCCTTGGCCTGGGCCTGAGCTGCGCGGTCTTCGCCCTGGCCTGGCTGGTGACCGAGCGCGGGGTCATTGGCCAGTTGGGCCGGCTGGTGGCGGCGGTGGAGCAACTGCGCTCGGGCGATCTGCGGCCCACGGCCCACCAGTTCAGCGGCCGCGACGAGATTGCCCACGTGGGCGTGGCCCTGGAGAGCCTGCGCGTGGCCTGGGCCGACATCGCCCGGGGCATTTTCGAGGGCGCGGCCCGGGTCGATAACGCCGCCGGCGAGATAAACAGCGGCAATCAAGACTTGGCCGATCGCACCAGCGGCCAGGCCGCCGCCGTCGAGCAGACCGCCAGCACCATCGAGCAAATGACCACCACCGTGCGCAAAAACGCCGAAAACGCGGCCAAAGCCAATGACTTGGCCCAAAAGACCACGCGCATCGCCACCGACGGCGGCCAATCGGCCGCGCGCACGGCCCAGGCCATGGCCGAGGTCAACGCCTCCAGCCAAAAGATCAAAGAGATAACCAGCGTCGTCAACGAGATCGCCTTCCAGACCAACCTGCTGGCCTTGAACGCCGCGGTGGAGGCGGCCCGGGCCGGCGAGGCCGGCCGTGGCTTCGCCGTGGTGGCCGGCGAGGTGCGCAACCTGGCCGGGCGCTCGGCGGCGGCGGCCAAGGAGATTCAGGGGCTGATCGGCGAGAGCGCGCAAAAGGTCGAGCAGGGCGTGCGCCTGGCGCGCGAAAACGCCGAGCTGCTGGAGGCGATCCTCGATAACGTCCGTGACGTGGGCGAGACCGTGGCCGAGATCAGCGCGGCCAGCCACGAGCAGGCCCTGGGCATCGAGGAAGTGAACAAGGCCGTGGGCCAGATGGATCAGGCCGTGCAGCAGAACGCGGCCCTGGTCGAGCAGGCCGCGGCGTCATCGGCCGACATGGCCGCGGCCGCCCAGGAGCTGCGGCGTCAGGCGCGCTTGTTCGTGCTCGACTGA
- a CDS encoding isochorismatase family protein, whose translation MTHALTRPEDCALIVIDVQEKLLPVIDGHGAVLANCQRLARFAGLMDLPVLACRQRKLGQIVAPLAQALPPGLEAMEKTSFDCFGLEPFAGAVAGLGRRTLVLVGIEAHICVMQTALGALAAGYAVQVVADAVGSRAAGNHALALERLRQAGALITSAEMFIYELLQRADRPEFAQVLPLVK comes from the coding sequence ATGACACACGCCCTGACCCGGCCCGAGGACTGCGCGCTGATCGTCATCGACGTGCAGGAAAAGCTTTTGCCGGTCATCGACGGCCATGGGGCCGTGTTGGCCAACTGCCAGCGCCTGGCCCGCTTTGCCGGGCTGATGGACCTGCCCGTGCTGGCCTGCCGCCAGCGCAAGCTGGGCCAGATCGTCGCACCCCTGGCCCAGGCCCTGCCGCCGGGGCTGGAGGCCATGGAAAAAACCAGCTTCGACTGCTTTGGCCTGGAGCCGTTTGCCGGGGCCGTGGCCGGCCTGGGCCGGCGGACGCTGGTGCTGGTGGGCATCGAGGCGCACATCTGCGTGATGCAGACGGCCCTGGGCGCGCTGGCCGCCGGATACGCCGTGCAGGTGGTGGCCGACGCCGTCGGCTCGCGGGCGGCGGGCAACCACGCCCTGGCCCTGGAGCGTCTGCGCCAGGCCGGCGCGCTGATCACCAGCGCCGAGATGTTCATCTACGAGCTGTTGCAACGGGCCGATCGACCCGAGTTCGCCCAGGTTCTGCCGTTGGTCAAATAG
- the nifU gene encoding Fe-S cluster assembly protein NifU → MWEYTDKVKEHFVNPKNVGEIDDASGVGEVGSLACGDALKLMIKIDDQGRIADAKFQTFGCASAIASSSALTEMIKGMTIEQAENLTNKDIAEYLGGLPKEKMHCSVMGEQALQAAIRNFRGQAPLPQAEGEIICQCFGVTDQEIRRVASENNLHTVEEITNYTKAGGGCGDCVDKIQQILDELWTSGALAAKVQAPPQAEPKKKLTNIQKMRLVEETLEREVRPALKQDGGDIELIDIDGDKVLVSLRGMCSSCAASQATLSQFVQAKLREFVTDELVVEEVKA, encoded by the coding sequence ATGTGGGAATATACCGATAAAGTCAAGGAGCACTTCGTCAATCCCAAGAACGTCGGCGAGATCGACGACGCCAGCGGCGTGGGCGAGGTGGGCTCCCTGGCCTGTGGCGACGCGCTCAAGCTGATGATCAAGATCGACGACCAGGGCCGCATCGCCGACGCCAAGTTCCAGACCTTCGGCTGCGCCAGCGCCATCGCCTCCAGTTCGGCCCTGACCGAGATGATCAAGGGCATGACCATCGAGCAGGCCGAAAACCTCACCAACAAAGACATCGCCGAATATCTGGGCGGCCTGCCCAAGGAAAAGATGCACTGCTCGGTGATGGGCGAGCAGGCCTTGCAGGCGGCCATCCGCAATTTCCGCGGCCAGGCCCCCCTGCCCCAGGCCGAGGGCGAGATCATCTGCCAGTGTTTCGGCGTCACCGATCAGGAAATCCGCCGCGTGGCCAGCGAAAACAACCTGCACACCGTCGAGGAGATCACCAACTACACCAAGGCCGGCGGCGGCTGCGGCGACTGCGTGGACAAGATCCAGCAGATCCTCGACGAGTTGTGGACCTCGGGGGCGCTCGCGGCCAAGGTCCAGGCCCCGCCGCAGGCCGAACCCAAGAAAAAGCTGACCAATATCCAAAAGATGCGCCTGGTCGAGGAGACCCTCGAACGCGAGGTGCGCCCGGCCCTGAAGCAAGACGGCGGCGATATCGAGTTGATCGACATCGACGGCGACAAGGTGCTGGTGTCGTTGCGCGGCATGTGCAGCTCCTGCGCGGCCAGCCAGGCCACGCTCAGCCAGTTCGTGCAGGCCAAGCTGCGCGAGTTCGTCACCGACGAACTGGTGGTCGAGGAGGTGAAGGCGTGA
- a CDS encoding sugar phosphate isomerase/epimerase family protein, with protein sequence MTAPLAISTVWAQEKTPPDQPRPPAAQIAQGILERLEVVGPRHLELEYRLDRQTLGLLRPELKSRGFQVVSLHNYIPTPEGLRASGDAFNLAHLDPDQRALAVRHAQASLELAADMEVGALVVHLGQITAILDKKVTPDAARAGGLTPEMAAHLRQRAALAPRHLDQACFSLERLLGRAEKLGVAIALENRNHAAELPDIAETGHLLARFAGAPIGFWFDTGHANTQALAGLAPLADWPRLYGDRLLGCHLHDAIGPDDHMPPGLGQLDWPALLAMVAHAPRLVLEVRPSHSVREMADAVRLIEGLLPQARAKSRQERQSSL encoded by the coding sequence ATGACCGCGCCGCTGGCCATCAGCACCGTCTGGGCCCAGGAAAAAACCCCGCCCGACCAACCCCGTCCGCCGGCCGCGCAAATCGCCCAAGGCATTCTGGAGCGCCTGGAGGTCGTGGGCCCGCGCCACCTGGAGCTGGAATATCGCCTGGACCGGCAAACGCTTGGCCTGCTGCGGCCCGAACTGAAGTCCCGGGGCTTCCAGGTCGTTTCGCTGCACAACTACATCCCCACGCCCGAGGGCCTGCGCGCCAGCGGCGACGCCTTCAACCTGGCCCATCTGGACCCGGATCAACGGGCCCTGGCCGTGCGCCACGCCCAGGCCTCGCTGGAGCTGGCCGCCGACATGGAGGTGGGCGCGCTGGTGGTGCATCTAGGCCAGATCACCGCTATTCTGGACAAAAAAGTCACCCCGGACGCCGCCCGCGCCGGCGGGCTCACCCCCGAGATGGCCGCGCATCTGCGCCAGCGGGCCGCCTTGGCCCCCCGCCACCTGGATCAGGCCTGCTTTTCACTGGAGCGCCTGCTGGGCCGCGCCGAAAAGCTGGGCGTGGCCATCGCCCTGGAAAACCGCAACCACGCCGCCGAACTCCCCGACATCGCCGAGACCGGCCACTTGTTGGCCCGCTTCGCCGGCGCGCCCATCGGTTTTTGGTTTGACACCGGCCACGCCAACACCCAGGCCCTGGCCGGCCTGGCCCCCCTGGCCGACTGGCCGCGCCTTTATGGCGACCGGCTGCTTGGCTGCCACCTGCACGACGCCATCGGCCCCGACGACCACATGCCGCCCGGCCTGGGCCAGTTGGACTGGCCGGCGCTGTTGGCCATGGTCGCCCACGCCCCGCGCCTGGTGCTGGAGGTGCGGCCCAGCCACTCCGTCCGCGAGATGGCCGACGCCGTGCGGCTGATCGAGGGGCTTTTGCCCCAAGCGCGGGCCAAAAGCCGGCAAGAGCGGCAATCCAGCCTTTGA